The Exiguobacterium acetylicum genome includes a window with the following:
- a CDS encoding MetQ/NlpA family ABC transporter substrate-binding protein, translating into MKVWKKFVGTAAVSVLAISLAACGEESSGSGSDDKTLVVGASNVPHAEILEHVKKEYEAKGYKLEIQKFQDYVLPNKALAAKEIDANYFQHVPYLEQQEKENKSYKFANAGGVHVEPLGIYSKKYKSLDKLPNGATILTSSNVAERGRVLTFLQNEGLIKLKDGKTTDAQLGDIAENPKKLKFKTNIEASLLPQAYKNNEGDAVLINTNYAIDNGLNPLKDAIASEDESSPYVNIIVTRDGDEKDKRVTALLDVLHEKKNQDWILDKYKGAVVPVSK; encoded by the coding sequence ATGAAAGTTTGGAAAAAATTCGTAGGTACTGCCGCTGTATCCGTTTTAGCAATCAGCCTTGCTGCATGTGGCGAAGAATCATCAGGATCAGGTAGCGACGATAAGACACTCGTCGTTGGTGCATCGAATGTACCGCACGCTGAGATTCTTGAGCACGTTAAAAAAGAGTATGAAGCAAAAGGCTATAAGCTCGAAATCCAAAAGTTCCAAGATTACGTACTTCCGAACAAAGCGCTCGCAGCGAAAGAAATCGATGCGAACTACTTCCAGCACGTACCGTACCTTGAGCAACAAGAGAAAGAAAACAAATCGTATAAGTTCGCGAACGCAGGTGGCGTCCACGTTGAACCACTCGGTATCTATTCGAAGAAATACAAGTCACTCGATAAGTTACCAAACGGTGCAACGATCTTAACGAGCTCAAACGTTGCGGAACGCGGTCGTGTCTTGACGTTCCTTCAAAACGAAGGGTTGATCAAACTTAAAGATGGTAAAACGACAGACGCGCAACTTGGTGACATCGCGGAGAACCCGAAGAAACTCAAGTTCAAGACGAACATCGAAGCATCACTTCTTCCACAAGCTTACAAAAACAATGAAGGCGACGCAGTCCTCATCAACACGAACTATGCGATCGATAACGGTCTGAACCCATTGAAAGACGCAATCGCATCAGAAGATGAGTCTTCACCGTACGTCAACATCATCGTTACACGTGATGGCGATGAAAAAGACAAGCGTGTCACAGCACTTCTTGACGTGCTAC
- a CDS encoding methionine ABC transporter permease — protein MISFFDNLDWDMVWEATGSTVYMTAIAGVSTFVLGLIIGLLLFATNEELLFKNRAFYSILSLVVNVFRSIPFIILLILLIPFTTAIVGSFLGPTAALPALIFGAAPFYGRMVELALREVDKGVIEAAESMGATKFQIIYKVLIPEALPAIVSGITVTLVSLVGYTAMAGVVGGGGLGDMAFIEGFQRSQNDVIVIATLLILAIVFVIQIIGDLLIRAIDKR, from the coding sequence ATGATTTCATTCTTTGACAACCTAGATTGGGACATGGTGTGGGAAGCAACAGGCAGCACCGTCTATATGACGGCAATCGCTGGTGTTTCGACATTCGTTCTTGGTTTAATCATTGGTTTACTATTATTTGCGACAAACGAAGAGTTGTTATTCAAGAACCGAGCGTTCTATTCGATCTTGAGCTTAGTCGTCAACGTCTTCCGTTCGATTCCGTTCATCATCTTACTGATCTTATTGATTCCGTTCACGACGGCAATCGTCGGTTCGTTCCTCGGACCAACGGCAGCACTACCCGCACTGATTTTCGGTGCCGCACCGTTTTACGGTCGGATGGTTGAACTTGCGTTACGCGAAGTCGATAAAGGTGTCATCGAGGCAGCTGAATCGATGGGCGCGACGAAGTTCCAGATCATCTATAAAGTCTTAATCCCGGAAGCATTGCCTGCGATCGTTTCGGGAATCACAGTCACACTCGTTTCACTTGTCGGTTATACGGCAATGGCCGGAGTAGTCGGCGGAGGTGGACTTGGGGACATGGCCTTCATCGAAGGATTCCAGCGTTCTCAAAACGATGTCATCGTCATTGCGACACTCTTAATCTTAGCAATCGTCTTCGTCATCCAAATCATTGGTGACTTGCTGATCCGAGCGATCGATAAACGTTAA
- a CDS encoding methionine ABC transporter ATP-binding protein produces MIRLQDVGKIYRSKRGAVEAVANVDLTIERGEIFGIIGYSGAGKSTLIRLLNMLEAPTSGSIQIDGVEMTSLKPKELRGVRKNVSMVFQHFNLLWSRTVEENIMFPLELGGFPKARRKERVAELIKLVGLDGREGAYPSQLSGGQKQRVGIARALASNPDVLLCDEATSALDPKTTDSILELLVDINEKLKLTIVLITHEMHVIQKICHRVAVMEAGKIVEQGPVAEVFRHPKQAMTKEFVKQLTSPSENELTFAKLRERYPTGKIVQLTFVGSTAESPILAEVMKDSPVLFNIIGGNVGQSQEGALGTLFIQLIGETDATQAVITKLQASDVEVEVDHR; encoded by the coding sequence GTGATTCGTTTACAAGACGTAGGAAAGATTTATCGCTCAAAGCGCGGAGCGGTCGAAGCCGTCGCGAATGTCGATCTGACAATCGAGCGCGGTGAAATTTTTGGAATAATCGGTTATTCCGGTGCAGGGAAATCAACCTTGATCCGGTTGCTGAATATGCTTGAAGCACCAACGAGTGGTTCAATCCAAATCGATGGTGTCGAAATGACATCGCTGAAACCTAAAGAATTACGAGGCGTCCGCAAGAATGTCTCGATGGTTTTCCAGCACTTCAACTTACTCTGGTCACGGACTGTTGAAGAAAACATCATGTTCCCACTCGAACTCGGTGGTTTCCCGAAGGCTCGCCGTAAGGAACGAGTCGCTGAGTTGATCAAACTCGTTGGGCTTGACGGACGAGAAGGGGCTTACCCGTCTCAGTTATCCGGTGGTCAAAAGCAACGTGTCGGTATCGCTCGGGCACTGGCATCGAATCCGGACGTTCTCTTATGTGACGAGGCAACGAGTGCACTCGATCCAAAAACGACGGACTCGATCCTTGAGTTACTCGTCGACATCAACGAAAAACTGAAATTGACGATCGTCTTGATCACACACGAGATGCACGTCATTCAAAAAATCTGTCATCGGGTCGCCGTTATGGAAGCCGGTAAAATCGTCGAGCAAGGACCGGTCGCAGAAGTCTTCCGTCATCCGAAGCAAGCGATGACGAAGGAATTCGTCAAACAATTGACGTCACCATCAGAAAACGAGTTGACGTTCGCAAAACTCCGCGAACGGTACCCAACCGGTAAAATCGTTCAGTTGACGTTCGTCGGATCGACAGCGGAAAGCCCGATCCTTGCGGAAGTCATGAAGGATTCACCAGTCCTGTTCAATATCATCGGCGGAAACGTCGGTCAGTCACAGGAAGGGGCACTCGGTACACTGTTCATTCAGTTGATCGGGGAAACAGACGCAACACAAGCGGTCATCACGAAGCTTCAAGCCAGTGATGTTGAAGTGGAGGTGGATCACCGATGA
- a CDS encoding bifunctional cystathionine gamma-lyase/homocysteine desulfhydrase codes for MRKKTALIHGGTGVDRATGAVTPPIYQTSTYKQDKIGQLKDGYEYSRTANPTRTSIERLIADLEGGARGFAFGSGMAAIHAVFHLLESGDHIVMTDDVYGGTFRLMQRVLPKFNIQVTFVDTTDLAATEAAIQDNTKIVYVETPTNPLLKVTDIEAIATIAKRHDLKLVVDNTFATPYHQQPLALGADIVLHSATKYIGGHSDVVAGLVVVKDDALGEELHFIQNSTGGVLGPQDSFLLVRGLRTLGIRMDAIEETAHDLVSFLQAQDIVSNIFYPGLASHPGHDIQAKQATGFGGMISFDVGSAANAEKLVEATHFFTLAESLGAVESLISVPARMTHASIPAERRAELGITDGLVRISVGLEDAEDLKEDLTRAFTFLEKVSEKTV; via the coding sequence ATGCGTAAGAAGACAGCATTGATTCATGGAGGAACAGGTGTCGACCGGGCAACAGGTGCCGTCACACCACCGATCTATCAAACAAGCACATATAAGCAAGATAAAATCGGTCAACTCAAAGACGGATACGAATACTCGCGGACAGCGAACCCAACACGGACGAGCATCGAACGTTTGATTGCAGATCTTGAAGGCGGCGCACGTGGTTTTGCATTCGGTTCTGGAATGGCAGCGATCCATGCCGTCTTCCATTTGCTTGAGTCTGGTGACCACATCGTCATGACAGATGACGTCTACGGTGGAACGTTCCGCTTAATGCAACGCGTCTTACCGAAATTCAACATCCAAGTGACATTCGTGGATACGACGGATCTTGCGGCAACGGAAGCAGCGATTCAAGACAACACGAAGATCGTCTACGTCGAAACACCGACGAATCCATTGTTGAAAGTAACAGACATCGAGGCAATCGCAACGATTGCAAAACGTCACGATCTCAAACTCGTCGTCGACAATACGTTCGCAACACCATACCATCAACAACCACTCGCACTCGGTGCAGATATTGTCTTGCACAGTGCAACAAAATACATCGGCGGACACTCGGACGTCGTCGCTGGACTTGTCGTCGTCAAAGATGATGCGCTCGGCGAAGAACTGCACTTCATCCAAAACTCGACAGGCGGCGTGCTTGGACCGCAAGATAGCTTCTTGCTCGTCCGTGGTCTTCGGACACTCGGTATCCGGATGGATGCGATCGAAGAAACAGCACATGATCTCGTTTCGTTCTTACAAGCACAAGACATCGTCTCGAACATCTTCTACCCAGGACTTGCATCGCATCCTGGACATGACATTCAAGCAAAACAAGCGACTGGATTCGGTGGAATGATCAGCTTTGATGTCGGTTCAGCAGCGAACGCAGAAAAACTCGTCGAGGCAACACACTTCTTCACACTTGCTGAGAGTCTTGGCGCCGTCGAGAGTCTGATTTCCGTTCCGGCACGGATGACGCACGCGTCAATTCCAGCAGAACGTCGGGCAGAGCTCGGGATCACAGACGGTCTCGTTCGGATTTCAGTTGGACTTGAGGATGCGGAAGATTTGAAAGAAGACTTAACACGTGCTTTCACGTTCCTCGAAAAAGTTTCTGAAAAAACTGTTTGA